The sequence TGTACACCTCAGTTTCCcaattttgtaaaaaagaaaagtaggctGTGCTCTTTACCTACGTACTCTCTGTTGATAGTTCGTTAGCTAATACACCTTTTAAAGTGCTAATCATCTGAAGGCATTAGTAATAATTCTGTTGCTGCAGTTTACTTTGCATTTCAAGATCGGTATCTTCATGACAGTACAGATCTCATTTAGCCTACCGGCTCAATGCTGTCAGCCACACCCATGTTTTCCAGCAGTTAGGTTACTTTATCCAAAATAGTATTTTGAGTTTCATTTCTGGACCATGGTGAACATCTGAAATGGCATCCTCTCCCTTCAGGCTGCTGAACTCGTCTTTATGTTCTGCAGGCACCCGAGCAGTGATAGTGTGGCCCAGACTCCTGAATTACTACGGCGGTACCCCTTGGAGGACCACTCCGAGTTTCCCCTGCCCCCAGATGTAGTGTTCTTCTGCCAGCCCGAGGGCTGTCTGAGTGTGCGTCAGCGGCGCATGAGTCTGCGGGATGACACTTCTTTCGTCTTCACCCTCACTGACAAGGACACTGGAGTCACTCGTTATGGCATCTGTGTTAACTTCTACCGCTCCTTCCAGAAGCGTATGCctaaagaaaagggggaaggtGGGGCAGGGTCCCGTGGGAAGGAAGGATCCCGTGCCACTTGTGCATCAGAAGAGGTTGGCACTGAGACCTCAGAGACCGGCCTGTCCTTGCAACCCCCCAGTGCTGACCCCGCCCCCGATGTGAATCAGTCTCCTCGGGTCAAACCCCGGGCCAAGGCAGGGAGCCGTTCACGCAATAGTACTCTGACATCCCTGTGTGTGCTCAGCCACTATCCCTTCTTCTCCACCTTCCGAGAATGTCTGTACACCCTCAAACGTCTTGTGGACTGCTGCAGTGAGCGGCTGCTGGGCAAGAAACTGGGCATCCCTCGAGGCATACAAAGGTACAGTCTGCTGCTGACACtcagaagagagggaagcagttaGAGATGAGTCGGTTTGTGAGGGGCAGGAAATTTCCTCTGAAGCCTGAGGTCCTTCGTATGGCTAGAATGAAGTGTTGTCTTAGACCGTGTTGTAcgtttaagaataaatttttgttaaaagaaagaaatcggTCAATCATTAAAAAACATAGCCTGCGGTCCTTCATACACCTCTTTAAGCATATTGTATTAGTCCTTTCTAAGGAAAAAGTGCTACAGAGTTAGACTGCCTAACATAATAATGTTTGGAGTTCGATGTTTCATGCAGGCAGGAATATAAGTCctcatatgtatacatttttacatttgttctCTTGGATATACCCTCCAGCCCTAGCTGAGCCCAAAGATCGGGCTTTTCCGATATCATTTTTACTGTGTGGCTACTGTATTGTGTTGCAGTAGGGTATCAGCTCCTGGTGCTTATGTGTCTGTTTCCTGCTGTCTGCTCCTCAGGGACACTATGTGGCGCATCTTTACTGGATCATTGCTAGTGGAGGAGAAGTCAAGTGCCCTTCTTCATGACCTTCGAGAGATTGAGGCCTGGATCTATCGATTGCTTCGTTCCCCAGTGCCCGTCTCTGGGCAGAAGCGAGTAGACATTGAGGTCCTACCCCAGGAGCTCCAACAGGCTCTGACCTTTGCTCTTCCAGACCCTTCTCGATTCACCCTGGTGGATTTCCCACTGCACCTTCCCTTGGAACTTCTGGGTGTGGATGCCTGTCTTCAGGTGCTAACCTGCATCCTCTTAGAGCACAAGGTGAGAGAGCCAGCTTTCTAGACCTTTAAGGACGGAGCCtacatctttttcatctttttgtccCTAGAAGGTAACATATGCCAGGTATACAGGAGGCATCGTCTAGTTGTGGGCTGGATTAAGGTACTCTCGGTGGAATGTATTCAGAGGGTCTGCCACTCAATTGAATTATCCTTAACTAGACTGACCTAATTCTCCGGAAATATCAGTAGTTCTGTTCCGATGAGTGGTCCTGAAATTTGGGGGGAACAAGAACCAGGAAGGTAAGGCATGGGGCAGAGATCACTGTGAAAGCTGTGTTCGTGGAGCCCTATGCGTGGTGAGATGGAAATTAAATGGTAGCGCTGGAAACTGTTTTCTCATCCCTGTTATTCTTGCTGTTGAACGATCCTTGTGGGATGGCTTGCGGCAGGTGGTGCTACAGTCCCGAGACTACAATGCCCTCTCCATGTCTGTGATGGCATTTGTGGCGATGATCTACCCACTGGAGTATATGTTTCCTGTAATCCCACTGCTGCCCACCTGCATGGCATCGGCAGAACAGGTGAGTGCAGGTGCTTTCTGGCTTTGTCACCTCTACTTTCCAGCTCTGTCCAGCTCTGAGGGAGATCAGTGCTGAGAAGTTGTAAATCAGTACTCATCTTCCTTCCCTTATTATAACTTACATGTCCGTAAACCATGACCTAACTTGAACTGATTTGATGTCAAAACTtgtgttatttttggtttttactttcaaagtaaatgttgggacgcctgggtggctcagtcggttaagcatttgccttccactcaggtcatgatcccagggtcctgggatcgagccccatgtaaggctccccgctcagtggggagcctgcttctccctctgcctgccattcctccttGCTCAAGCCCCCCCGcccatgaataaatgaaaattttttttaaaaagtaaatgctaATAATTATAGGTTTCTGGCTACACTGTTGTAGGTGTTATATAATGTATAGAATATACACTGTTACCTCTCTAAAATCTGAAAACTTGTGAATACAGAAACACACCTACCCTCAAGAGTTTTGGAAAAGAGATTATGGACCTGGATTTCCTTATCTAAAAAGATTCTGATTCTTTAAGTGATCAAAATagatttagtttttgtttcttaccctcttttttcttcccacagCTGCTGTTGGCTCCAACTCCATACATCATCGGGGTCCCTGCCAGCTTCTTCCTCTACAAGCTGGACTTCAAAATGCCTGATGACGTATGGCTGGTGGATCTGGACAGCAATAGGGTGAGGTTCTTGGCCGAGGGACTATAGATTCTAGAAGaggattgtgttttctttttctagatccttCCCAGGAAGGTCCTCAGTTAGGTGATTTCTCTTGTGTGACTcattgaaacaatttttttaaatgcttagctTTTGCTTTATTGGCTTAATAGGCCCTGGTTAGAACTCAAAGGAGTGTCAGATTTAGTTTTGCCGGAGTGAAGTGCTGCCCTGCATCTGGGAGCAGTAAGGCGGTTGTGATCGTGGGAACACAACATACAGTGTAGCTCACCTGATGGTTCTCCTGGGCTATGGTTTCTAGTGAGAAAGTGTCTTTCAATGCAGACTTAAAATGCATATTAATATTCTGTGGCACGAGTACATTCAGACTTCAGCAGTAACCCTTATATGTGTTCgttgtaaaactttaaaaatccaaataagtataaataaataaaaaccacagcaCTAGCATGTAGAGGTAGTCACCAGTAACACCGaggtgtatttctttttatttacgtatgtgtgtattttaaatatatgtctaTACATGATATACATACTCACATATGGGTGAAAATACCGTGTATACAACTTACTATTTTTGTTACCTCCTCTATGTAAGAGTAACTCCTGAGTAATTCCAAAGTCAtgcctcttttttgtttttctggtgcaGGTGATTGCCCCCACCAATGCAGAAGTGCTCCCAACCCTGCCAGAACCAGAATCATTAGAGCTGAAGAAGCATCTGAAGCAGGTgggtgaagagagaagaaaaggaagggagcaGTGGCTACTCTAGGGCGGCCTGGAGGCTGTAGCTGTTCTAAGAGCCACTTTCCTTTCAGACGTCAAGTGGATTAGATTTTCTTAGCTAAGAAGAGGTGTGTCCCATTTCTGGGTATCAGGATGAATCTGAAAAAGGgcttttagatttttgttttttaaagatttatttagtttgagagaaagtgtgcatggggagggggaggagcacaggaagagaatctcaagcagactccccagtgattTCAgcgcctaatgtgggactcgatctcacaaccctgtgatcatggcctgacccgaaaccaagagttggacattcagcccactgagccacacagatgcccctcaTGTCTGCCATTCTTTATGGCCTTAGAGCATTCTGTCTGTCTTGTAAGGAAGGAGCTAGTCATTTGGACAATCTGACtcctttcatattttccttttgaattgaTCCCTAGGTCCCCATAAATGCTTTCTTCAAAAATTCCTCTCTTGAGTAATCCTTTCAATACATttttcattgattgattttcttcctcttctgcatGCCGAGCACAGTACCTGAAGGTAACATGTGGCAGGgccccatttcttcttcctcttgtaTGTGTTATGTAGGACCACCAGTAGACAGCTCCATATTTCTTTATAGGAATCCTTGTTCTCATTCGAAGGGTCTTTAGGAACCTCTGTGTTGTCTTAGCTGTTCAGCAGTACCTCTAGATATCTGTCTGGGCTCAAATGGGTCATTCTGTagcatccctctccctctcacttgcTTCATCCCCACTGATGTAATACAGTGTCTTGTTACTGCCGGGACTGGTGAGGATTGCAAGTTGAGAcagttctctgcctgcctttgctgTGTTTTCGTTCTTGATGATTGCTTTAGTATGGCTAATAAGATGGAGAGGTTGATATGTAGAATTGTACTTCAAATGTTTATAGGAGTTAAGATCCCTGGGCTCGTTACTCCTGTGTTCTTACCCCTGCTACTTGAAATGTGATTCACGGACCAGGAGCATTACCATTGCCTGTGGTTGTTAAAAGTGCGGAATCACCCCAGATATATtgaaccagaatctgcatttttaacaatattccCAGGTGACTCCTGTGCTCGTTAATATTTAAGAAGCATTGCTGGTCTAGACTGAAAAACATTTCATgactaaaataaatttggaaactaTTGCCCTGGGTTCCATATTTGATTAAGTTGCCTTGAGCCAGGTTGGCTTAAACTGAAAGCCTGTATAATTCAGATTATCTTCTGAAGGTTAAAGTATTTGGATTCTTATGTCAAAGACTCTTTCCTAGGAGATGACTGCCTAGCTACCCAGGAATCTGCTGCGCTCCATAGGGGATTTCCTGTTGTTCCACAGGCCCTTGCCAGCATGAGTCTCAACACCCAGCCCATCCTCAATCTGGAAAAATTCCACGAAGGCCAAGAGATCCCCCTTCTCTTGGGAAGGCCTTCTAACGACCTGCAGTCCACACCTTCCACTGAATTCAACCCACTCATCTATGGCAATGATGTGGATTCTGTGGATGTTGCAACGAGGTACGACTAAGTTGACTGGATAATCACGTGCTCTTCAACTGGGTTCTGTTCTATCAGTAGCTGCATGTGCCACCTTAGTGAAAGCAAAGAGAAGTTCTGGTTCCTCATACTCTCAGGCCTTTTAGACCTTGAGTGCAGAGAGATCGATGCTTGTTTAAGATCCTTCTCCCTGTGAAGTGCTGGCTTGGGGAGGTGGTCTGAGACCTCAGACTACAGTCGTCCTTACGGTGCAGGGTGCGGGACTCGGATCATCTCACCATCCCCTTCTTCCCCAGAGTGGCCATGGTCCGTTTCTTCAACTCCCCCAACGTGCTGCAGGGCTTCCAGATGCACACACGTACCCTGCGTCTCTTCCCTCGGCCCGTGGTAGCTTTTCAAGCTGGCTCCTTTCTAGCCTCACGTCCCCGGCAGACTCCTTTTGCAGAGAAGCTGGCCAGAACTCAGGCCGTGGAGTACTTCGGAGAATGGATCCTGAACCCCACCAACTACGCCTTCCAGCGAATCCACAACAGTGAGCGCACCTGCCCCACCTTCTGCCTTTATCCCCTGATGGCCcttccctttgcctttctttGGGGCAGCTTTGACCTGCCCCTTCCATTCCCGTTTAGCCTTAGACTTTTTCCTATCTTTCTTTTATgctcttcttgttttatttttttcctccttgttgctaactctgttctttctctttgggTAGACATGTTTGATCCAGCCCTGATTGGTGACAAGCCGAAGTGGTATGCCCATCAGCTACAGCCCATCCATTATCGAGTCTATGATAGCAACTCCCAGCTGGCCGAGGCACTGAGTGTGCCCCCAGAGCGCGACTCTGACTCTGAGCCCACTGATGACAGGTGAGCGGCAGAACCGATTTTTAAGGTACAAAGGAGGCGCTCACTGGCCTTTATTGAGCACAGTGGCAAAGCCTCGTGGGACTTAGATATTGGTCTTTGAAGCCgtggttatatttttattaattgttttgtgttagcttacttattttatcttgtttcctGGCCTCAAGTTAAGAgcactcctctttttttttcccccaaggttttttttttgtttttattttttttaagatttatttattcatttgagagagagagagaaagagcacatggaggggcagagggagaggaggagaagcagactctgcagttagtggagtggggcttgatccccgaccccgaaatcatgacctgagccagaaatcgagagttggacccttaaccaactgagccacccaggcaccccctccccccctttttaaaaagttttaaattttaatttcattgtagttaacatatagcattatattagtttcaggtgtacaatacagtgattcagcaattcgaCACATTAGTCAGTGCTTATCGTGATAAATGTACTCTAATTCTCATCACCtgttccaccccccaccctcctcccctccagtagCCGTCAGCTTGTTCTGTATTAAGAATTTctttctggggagcctgggtggctcagtgggttaaagcctttgcctttggctcaggtcatgcatgatctcagggtcttgggatcaagccgggcatcggactccctgctcagcggggagcctgcttcctcctctctctgtctttctctgcctgcctccctgtctacttgtgatctatcaaataaataaataaaaacctttaaaaaaagattctaagaatttctttcttggtttgtctttttttttttcctttgtttaattgttttgtttcttaaattctgcatatgggtgaaatcatatggtatttttctttccctgacttatttcacttagtattatactctggttctatccatgttgttgcagatggcaagatttcattcctttttatggctgagtaatactcctgtgtgtgtatgtgtgtgtgtgtatgagagtccttgcttttttatttttcctaatgctGATCACtgattctttttcccttccctttccttccattgtatttttatttttgtttctatttttgggCTCTTCACTCTGCAGTGGCAGCGATAGTATGGATTATGATGACTCAAGCTCTTCTTACTCCTCCCTTGGTGACTTTGTCAGTGAAATGATGAAGTGTGACATCAATGGTGATACTCCCAGTAAGTGTACTTGGGGACACTGGCTCGCTCCGGGCAGTGTTTGGGGCTCTGGGACCGTGCGGTCTGTACCTGCCCCCTTGGGTTTCTGCAGATGTGGATCCGTTGACGCACGCGGCGCTGGGGGATGCCAGCGAGGTGAAGATCGATGAGCTGCAGAACCAGAAGGAATCCGAGGAAGCGGGCCCGGACAGCGAGAACTCTCAGGAAAACCCGCCGCTGCGCTCCAGCTCCAGCACCACCGCCAGCAGTAGCCCCAGCACCGTCATCCATGGAGCTAATGCTGTGCGTGGCGACTTGGAAGGGTGGATGAGTGCGAGCTGTTACTGGGCACGTGGGCTGCACCTCTGTCAGTCGAGGCGGAAGCTGTTAATTTGCCGCTTCAcattcttcctgtcttcctctccaTGGGTCTCCTCGCGTAGAGCCTAGGAGACACAGAAGGAGCTCACTGGGCTTTGTTCAGGACTTAGCTAAGATTCCCCCCTTGCATAGTTTGTGGCACAGACACCAGGGGTGTCACAGAgatcttctttctctcattcccttAGGATAGGAGATGGGAACCTGATAGGCCTGGCTTGGCCCTGCTAATCTGAGAATACAGGAAGGTATTGCTGGGCACCAGGTGactagtttttatttaatgtgcCCTTTAGGAACCTGCCGATTCAACGGAGGTGGACGATAAGGCATCAGTAGGCGTCTCCAAGCCCCTCTCTGCCGTGCCTCCCAGCATGGGCAAATCGAACATGGACAGGCGCCAGACAGAAATCGGAGAGGGGTCAGTGCGCCGGCGAACCTATGACAATCCATACTTCGAGCCCCAGTATGGCCTTCCCCCTGAGGAAGATGATGATGAGCAGGGGGAAAGTTACACTCCCCGATTCAGCCAACATGTCAATGGCAATCGGTGAGAGCCTGGGGATTCCTTCTAGATGGGTGACTGAAGGACCGCACTGCAGTGGACCCCGGGTGAGGGTTAATCAGAAAGTTGGAGAAGTCCAAATGCTCTGGTTGCCCTCCGTCCCAGGCTGGTGCTTTGATCTAGGCATATACGAGTTGTGGGAAGGGAGCCATGATGGCAGTGCAGGCCAGGCCCACACTCCCAAGACTAGGTACCCTTGCCTGGGGCTCACAGGTGCCACTGTGCATTCAAGGGCTCAAAAGCTGCTGCGGCCCAACAGCTTGAAACTGGCAAGCGACTCCGAGGCAGAGTCTGACTCTCGCGCAAGCTCACCCACCTCCACCATCTCCAACAACAGCACCGAGGGCTTCGGGGGCATCATGTCTTTTGCCAGTAAGTGCCTTCAGCTCTCCTGTCTCTGTCCCGTTTGGTCTGCAATAGAGCCTGGCCATGGTGGGTGCTGCTTAGAACCTCAGGTGTAGGGCTGGACTGTTGGTATCGAGCCTCAGTCCAGCTTGTTCGGGTGACAATGAATAAGGTATTTTCCAGGGAGGACAGTAAAGGACAGGGACAGATTAGTCTCTCTCCCCGGAGGTTTCAGTCTATCTCAGGTAAGATAGCAGTCAACTGAGAGTCGTTGTATTAAACGTCATATGTTTTGTGGAAATACAATGGTCAAATTGGGTTTGGGTTCTGTATACCTTTTTTGCCTGGTGAAGGACTTTTTCATGAACACACTTGGAAATCTGTATGAGGAGTGTATATGAGGTTGACTTTTGTGCCTAGAGAATATGGCCGGAAATGCGGGGTGGTGTCAGTTAAAGATTAAGGACAGACCAGGGACCGGAGAGAGCCAGCATCAGGAATAATTATGACTGAGTTTTTTCAGAAGCCAGGTAAGGGCAGCGTCAACATCTGACCAAAAGTGCATGAAGTCAGCTTTCACACCGAGCTAGCGGTTGGTGAGAGACTTGGCTGTTACCAGGGGAGATGGTCAGAGAAAGTTGTTACTGGGTTTTGAACAATCCTGGCAGCTGCCCCTTTGGTTGCCCTAAATTACAGACTTGGTCTTTTCTGTGGTAGATCAGAGGTACCGGGGCTGtgcttgaaaaggaagaagatggagCTGATGGTGCAGTCATCAGCTTTGATTCTCTGTGCTCCTAACTCATCGCTCTCACACCCTCCCCTTGACAGGCAGCCTATATCGAAACCACAGTACGAGCTTCAGTCTTTCAAACCTCACACTGCCCACCAAAGGTGCGAGAGAGAAGACCACACCCTTCCCCAGTCTGAAAGGTAACTGCAGCCCTCCTTCCGCCGAACCAGGATTCTCCAGGAGATATCTCAGGCCTACGGGTGCTTGTCAGGAACCCTGTGTATGATGGCTCATTTGATCTGGCTGTGGCCCCTCATACCGCTTCTCATGGCTTTCACTGCTCATGATGGGCTCTGACTGGTTTTCAGATGGGAATGGTCTCTGTAGCTGGAGAGGAGGCTCTGCTGTGTCATTTAGGATACCAGCGGCTGTGCCATAACTGCTTCTGGGGCGATCCATAAGGGGTCATGAGCTGCCACCAATCATCTGCCAGCTTCTTGCTGCATGAGCAGAggagggctctgtcccagggagCTGGCCCGCCGGGGGATGGTTGCGAGAGCCTGGCACTGTTTACAGAGCCAAGAAGCCTCTCACTTTGACTTCACGTCGATGGGCCCTGTGGGTGGGCCAGGTAGTATTGGTTGGCTTCTAAGAACAGTTATGATCTTATTTGATTTTCGTTTGTGAGCTTGGAGGGTCTGAAGGGCTCTTCGGAATTTACTCTCTTgacgtttgtttgttttctctggctATTGGGctgaaatatttaattacagTAGAGAGCATAGTGAGAAGAgctccatatatattttaactgaCTTCTCTCCCCAGTGATTAAAAACTCCGGCAATCAAAGAAGTGTTCTCTGATGGGGATGGGAACATAGGGTAGGTGGGCAAAGAGACGTGATAGCTAGAGGTGTAGGGGGCTAACTAGCACTGTGGCACGAATCCACACACAACTCAGTAGCTTAGGAAGAGGGTTAGTCACTGGCTTCATGTGATGTAGTTGGGGAGGAAAGCGGTTGAAATGCCTTCATCGCATGCGGCCGCCTCACTCATCTGCTGCCCCTCTCGCTCCCATCCGCCTCCGGCCTCACACGCCCACCCCACTTCCCATGACAGCATCTGCAAGATGGGTCTCCTCTCTCGGCCTCCTGGCAGGCCCTCTGGACCCCGTGCGAGATGTTTCATGAAAACCAGCAGTCCCTCTTTCATGCATGTGCCTGTTCAGTACCTGAAGGTCCCTCGTGTCATTTACCCTGCCCCTGGCTTTTAGAGACCATAGCCCTAAGGACGGTCTTTCCTAGAGCCTTGGTGGTTTCCTGATCTCTTGGCTTCCAGCTCTGAGGTGCCTGAGAACTACGGTTATGTGCACTAAGCTTTGGGAGAATCCTCAGGTGGTCTGACATACAGCTCCATTGAGGGGAACAGGGGTTGTGGTATCACGGTGCACCTACTAACTGTGTATTTTGTGTCCCAGTATTTGGGCTAAATACTCTAATGGAGATTGTTACTGAAGCCGGCCCCGGGAGTGGTGAAGGTGGGTCTTGCCCGTGAGCTGtgcatgatcttttttttttcctagcatcTTCCGTGCCTGCCTGAGGGCCATCCTCCGCACGGAGCAAGCAGTGTCCCATGAGTGACCTGCCTTGCCCCTCCCCCGTGACGCCCGTGCTTGCCCGTGGGGCGCTGCTGGTGCATGTGGAGTGGCCTGAGTCTCCATCCCCACCTCCTCCACATTGCCATGGCTGGTTTCGACCTATGTGTGATGGCCCGGGGCCACCCTCGCCCAGCCCTT comes from Mustela erminea isolate mMusErm1 chromosome 9, mMusErm1.Pri, whole genome shotgun sequence and encodes:
- the MADD gene encoding MAP kinase-activating death domain protein isoform X25, translated to MVQKKKLCPRLLDYLVIVGARHPSSDSVAQTPELLRRYPLEDHSEFPLPPDVVFFCQPEGCLSVRQRRMSLRDDTSFVFTLTDKDTGVTRYGICVNFYRSFQKRMPKEKGEGGAGSRGKEGSRATCASEEVGTETSETGLSLQPPSADPAPDVNQSPRVKPRAKAGSRSRNSTLTSLCVLSHYPFFSTFRECLYTLKRLVDCCSERLLGKKLGIPRGIQRDTMWRIFTGSLLVEEKSSALLHDLREIEAWIYRLLRSPVPVSGQKRVDIEVLPQELQQALTFALPDPSRFTLVDFPLHLPLELLGVDACLQVLTCILLEHKVVLQSRDYNALSMSVMAFVAMIYPLEYMFPVIPLLPTCMASAEQLLLAPTPYIIGVPASFFLYKLDFKMPDDVWLVDLDSNRVIAPTNAEVLPTLPEPESLELKKHLKQALASMSLNTQPILNLEKFHEGQEIPLLLGRPSNDLQSTPSTEFNPLIYGNDVDSVDVATRVAMVRFFNSPNVLQGFQMHTRTLRLFPRPVVAFQAGSFLASRPRQTPFAEKLARTQAVEYFGEWILNPTNYAFQRIHNNMFDPALIGDKPKWYAHQLQPIHYRVYDSNSQLAEALSVPPERDSDSEPTDDSGSDSMDYDDSSSSYSSLGDFVSEMMKCDINGDTPNVDPLTHAALGDASEVKIDELQNQKESEEAGPDSENSQENPPLRSSSSTTASSSPSTVIHGANAEPADSTEVDDKASVGVSKPLSAVPPSMGKSNMDRRQTEIGEGAQKLLRPNSLKLASDSEAESDSRASSPTSTISNNSTEGFGGIMSFASSLYRNHSTSFSLSNLTLPTKGAREKTTPFPSLKVFGLNTLMEIVTEAGPGSGEGNRRALVDQKSSVIKHSPTVKREPPSPQGRSSNSSENQQFLKEVVHSVLDGQGVGWLNMKKVRRLLESEQLRVFVLSKLNRSVQSEDDARQDAIPDVEVSRKVYKGMLDLLKCTVLSLEQSYAHAGLGGMASIFGLLEIAQTHYYSKEPDKRKKSPTESVNTPVGKDPGLSGRGDPKAMAQLRVPQLGPRAPSAAGKGPRELDTRSLKEENFVASVGPEVIKSVFETEEKKSQISADSGVSLTSGSQRTDPDSVIGVSPAVMVRSSSQDSEVSTVVSNSSGETLGADSDLSSNAGDGPGGEGSAHLASSRGTLSDSEIETNSATSTIFGKAHSLKPSVKEKLVGSPVRSSEDVSQRVYLYEGLLGKERSTLWDQMQFWEDAFLDAVMLEREGMGMDQGPQEMIDRYLSLGEHDRKRLEDDEDRLLATLLHNLISYMLLMKVNKNDIRKKVRRLMGKSHIGLVYSQQINEVLDQLANLNGRDLAIRSSGSRHMKKQTFVVHAGTDTNGDIFFMEVCDDCVVLRSNIGTVYERWWYEKLINMTYCPKTKVLCLWRRNGSETQLNKFYTKKCRELYYCVKDSMERAAARQQSIKPGPELGGEFPVQDMKTGEGGLLQVTLEGINLKFMHSQVFIELNHIKKCNTVRGVFVLEEFVPEIKEVVSHKYKTPMAHEICYSVLCLFSYVAAVRSREEDLRTPPRPVSS
- the MADD gene encoding MAP kinase-activating death domain protein isoform X35, producing the protein MVQKKKLCPRLLDYLVIVGARHPSSDSVAQTPELLRRYPLEDHSEFPLPPDVVFFCQPEGCLSVRQRRMSLRDDTSFVFTLTDKDTGVTRYGICVNFYRSFQKRMPKEKGEGGAGSRGKEGSRATCASEEVGTETSETGLSLQPPSADPAPDVNQSPRVKPRAKAGSRSRNSTLTSLCVLSHYPFFSTFRECLYTLKRLVDCCSERLLGKKLGIPRGIQRDTMWRIFTGSLLVEEKSSALLHDLREIEAWIYRLLRSPVPVSGQKRVDIEVLPQELQQALTFALPDPSRFTLVDFPLHLPLELLGVDACLQVLTCILLEHKVVLQSRDYNALSMSVMAFVAMIYPLEYMFPVIPLLPTCMASAEQLLLAPTPYIIGVPASFFLYKLDFKMPDDVWLVDLDSNRVIAPTNAEVLPTLPEPESLELKKHLKQALASMSLNTQPILNLEKFHEGQEIPLLLGRPSNDLQSTPSTEFNPLIYGNDVDSVDVATRVAMVRFFNSPNVLQGFQMHTRTLRLFPRPVVAFQAGSFLASRPRQTPFAEKLARTQAVEYFGEWILNPTNYAFQRIHNNMFDPALIGDKPKWYAHQLQPIHYRVYDSNSQLAEALSVPPERDSDSEPTDDSGSDSMDYDDSSSSYSSLGDFVSEMMKCDINGDTPNVDPLTHAALGDASEVKIDELQNQKESEEAGPDSENSQENPPLRSSSSTTASSSPSTVIHGANAEPADSTEVDDKASVGVSKPLSAVPPSMGKSNMDRRQTEIGEGAQKLLRPNSLKLASDSEAESDSRASSPTSTISNNSTEGFGGIMSFASSLYRNHSTSFSLSNLTLPTKGAREKTTPFPSLKGNRRALVDQKSSVIKHSPTVKREPPSPQGRSSNSSENQQFLKEVVHSVLDGQGVGWLNMKKVRRLLESEQLRVFVLSKLNRSVQSEDDARQDAIPDVEVSRKVYKGMLDLLKCTVLSLEQSYAHAGLGGMASIFGLLEIAQTHYYSKEPDKRKKSPTESVNTPVGKDPGLSGRGDPKAMAQLRVPQLGPRAPSAAGKGPRELDTRSLKEENFVASVGPEVIKSVFETEEKKSQISADSGVSLTSGSQRTDPDSVIGVSPAVMVRSSSQDSEVSNSSGETLGADSDLSSNAGDGPGGEGSAHLASSRGTLSDSEIETNSATSTIFGKAHSLKPSVKEKLVGSPVRSSEDVSQRVYLYEGLLGKERSTLWDQMQFWEDAFLDAVMLEREGMGMDQGPQEMIDRYLSLGEHDRKRLEDDEDRLLATLLHNLISYMLLMKVNKNDIRKKVRRLMGKSHIGLVYSQQINEVLDQLANLNGRDLAIRSSGSRHMKKQTFVVHAGTDTNGDIFFMEVCDDCVVLRSNIGTVYERWWYEKLINMTYCPKTKVLCLWRRNGSETQLNKFYTKKCRELYYCVKDSMERAAARQQSIKPGPELGGEFPVQDMKTGEGGLLQVTLEGINLKFMHSQVFIELNHIKKCNTVRGVFVLEEFVPEIKEVVSHKYKTPMAHEICYSVLCLFSYVAAVRSREEDLRTPPRPVSS